One region of Anaeromyxobacter paludicola genomic DNA includes:
- a CDS encoding SDR family NAD(P)-dependent oxidoreductase, whose protein sequence is MASNENKPKVALITGASSGIGKELAHLHAARGGDLVVVARSEQKLAELAAELRKAHSCRVIVIAKDLTRPSAARELYDAVKAAGIEVDYLINNAGFGGRGAFHERRWEDDLSMIDLNVVALTALTRFFLPDFVARNSGKVLNVSSTACLMPGPLQAVYYATKAYVTSFSNAISEELRDTGITVTALLPGATETEFARVADMDKTPLFAKMASAADVAKAGYEGMLEGKMDVVAGMTFAQRLMLSLVPFTPKKLLMRQIHEMQKV, encoded by the coding sequence ATGGCAAGCAACGAGAACAAGCCGAAGGTCGCCCTGATCACCGGCGCGTCCTCCGGCATCGGAAAGGAGCTGGCGCACCTTCACGCCGCGCGCGGCGGCGACCTGGTCGTGGTGGCTCGCAGCGAGCAGAAGCTCGCCGAGCTCGCCGCCGAACTGAGGAAGGCGCATTCCTGCCGCGTGATCGTCATCGCGAAGGATCTGACCCGGCCTTCCGCCGCGAGAGAGCTCTACGACGCGGTGAAGGCCGCTGGGATCGAGGTGGACTACCTCATCAACAACGCCGGCTTCGGTGGGCGCGGCGCGTTTCACGAGCGGCGCTGGGAGGACGACCTCTCGATGATCGACCTCAACGTCGTCGCCCTGACGGCGCTGACCCGCTTCTTCCTCCCCGACTTCGTGGCGCGCAACAGCGGGAAGGTCCTCAACGTCTCCTCGACGGCGTGCCTGATGCCCGGCCCGCTTCAGGCCGTGTACTACGCCACGAAGGCCTACGTGACATCGTTCAGCAACGCGATCTCCGAGGAGCTCCGCGATACGGGCATCACCGTCACGGCGCTCCTGCCCGGCGCCACCGAGACCGAGTTCGCCCGCGTCGCCGACATGGACAAGACGCCCCTCTTCGCGAAGATGGCGAGTGCCGCGGACGTCGCCAAGGCGGGCTACGAGGGGATGCTCGAGGGCAAGATGGACGTCGTCGCCGGAATGACCTTCGCCCAGAGGCTGATGCTCTCGCTCGTCCCGTTCACGCCGAAGAAGCTGCTCATGCGCCAGATCCACGAGATGCAGAAGGTGTAG
- a CDS encoding lysozyme family protein gives MKGADRWVWWLAGGALLAAILWGGKKVKDIYESTAQSVHPELEPFRELVCREVLRVFWDYDTATQVEIARLLMSQIWVESHGNPVAVGDMNAAVGPSVGPIQVSRGTAKDLKLWAPPAGATAAQERAAYAAMATDLSFCIHAAAVVWRAKLNAAGGDMYDAVRRYNGGGPAASIYQDKALATEAAMYPDSQDAES, from the coding sequence ATGAAGGGCGCTGACCGCTGGGTCTGGTGGCTCGCCGGCGGCGCCCTGCTCGCGGCGATCCTCTGGGGAGGCAAGAAGGTGAAGGACATCTACGAGTCCACCGCCCAGAGCGTCCACCCCGAGCTGGAGCCCTTCCGCGAGCTCGTGTGCCGCGAAGTGCTCCGCGTCTTCTGGGACTACGACACCGCCACCCAGGTCGAGATCGCCCGGCTCCTCATGAGCCAGATCTGGGTGGAGTCGCACGGCAACCCCGTCGCCGTCGGTGACATGAACGCGGCCGTCGGCCCCTCCGTCGGCCCGATCCAGGTCAGCCGCGGAACCGCCAAGGACCTGAAGCTCTGGGCGCCGCCGGCCGGCGCCACCGCGGCGCAGGAGCGCGCCGCCTACGCCGCCATGGCGACCGACCTCAGCTTCTGCATCCACGCCGCGGCCGTCGTGTGGCGCGCAAAGCTCAACGCCGCCGGCGGCGACATGTACGACGCCGTCCGCCGGTACAACGGCGGCGGGCCGGCGGCCTCCATCTACCAAGACAAGGCGCTCGCCACCGAAGCCGCCATGTACCCCGACAGCCAGGACGCCGAGAGCTGA
- a CDS encoding AraC family transcriptional regulator — MTTIGTYTFDQSWRVVLADLGVSAADVLRRASLPGDLLSRERVTLTQPEYFRLWRGFEEEVSDPTLPLRIGATIKAESFDPPLFAALCSPDLDTALGRIALYKVLTCPMRLDVQARRDTTTLVLSWLDALEAPPALLVATELVFFVALARLGTRSRVQPLAVEAPVRLEPANAYTSWFGVAPRRGRRAALTFAAADSRRPFLTSNEAMWRSFEPELKRRLAELDARASTAERVRASLLELLPGGAASIEAVSARLGASSRTLQRRLHDEQTSFATVLAETRAELARHYLGKTALTAAEISFLLGFEDPNSFYRAFHAWTGATPEQARSRLTSH; from the coding sequence ATGACGACCATCGGCACGTACACGTTCGATCAGTCGTGGCGGGTTGTCCTGGCGGATCTGGGGGTCTCTGCGGCAGATGTCCTCCGCCGGGCATCGCTGCCGGGGGACCTCCTCTCGCGCGAGCGGGTCACGCTCACGCAGCCGGAGTACTTCCGCCTCTGGCGGGGGTTCGAGGAGGAGGTCTCCGACCCCACCCTGCCCCTCCGGATCGGCGCGACCATCAAGGCGGAGTCGTTCGACCCCCCGCTCTTCGCGGCGCTCTGCAGCCCGGACCTCGACACGGCGCTCGGCCGGATCGCCCTCTACAAGGTCCTGACGTGCCCGATGCGGCTCGACGTGCAGGCTCGCCGTGACACGACGACGCTCGTCCTGTCGTGGCTCGACGCGCTCGAGGCCCCTCCCGCGCTGCTCGTCGCCACCGAGCTGGTGTTCTTCGTGGCGCTGGCTCGACTCGGCACGCGATCACGAGTGCAACCCCTGGCGGTGGAGGCGCCCGTCCGCCTGGAGCCAGCGAACGCCTATACCTCCTGGTTCGGCGTCGCACCCCGCCGCGGCCGCCGCGCCGCGCTGACCTTCGCGGCCGCCGACTCCAGGCGCCCCTTCCTCACCTCCAACGAGGCGATGTGGCGGTCGTTCGAGCCGGAGCTAAAGCGCCGGCTCGCCGAACTCGACGCCCGCGCCTCGACCGCCGAGCGCGTTCGGGCCTCGCTCCTGGAGCTGCTCCCGGGCGGCGCGGCGTCGATCGAGGCGGTTTCGGCGAGGCTCGGCGCCAGCAGCCGCACCCTGCAGCGTCGCCTCCACGACGAGCAGACCTCCTTCGCGACGGTGCTCGCCGAGACCCGGGCGGAGCTGGCGCGTCACTACCTCGGGAAGACCGCCCTCACCGCGGCGGAGATCTCCTTCCTGCTCGGGTTCGAGGACCCCAACTCCTTCTACCGCGCGTTCCATGCGTGGACCGGAGCCACGCCGGAGCAGGCCCGCAGCCGCCTGACGTCGCACTGA